In the Podospora bellae-mahoneyi strain CBS 112042 chromosome 4, whole genome shotgun sequence genome, one interval contains:
- the AIP1 gene encoding WD40 repeat-like protein (BUSCO:EOG092619L1; COG:Z; EggNog:ENOG503NVTV) — protein sequence MSFKAPSIAPNLESCWHNQNTPQISLLSKLNFIATQSASNSLLSLSIPCIISRDITKMSIELDKIFAASPATTRGQPTQLSADPKGEQIAFASGKSIFLRSLTNPSSSKQYTSHTTTTTVAKFSPSGFYVASGDISGKIRVWDSVEAVNTKGEYPIISGRITDIAWDGDSQRVIAVGDGRERFGHCITADSGNSVGEVSGHSKVINAVAIRQQRPLRAATVSDDGSMCFLHGVPFKFNSKATGLHKGFVQGTEFSPDGSWLVTVGSDKRIQIYDGKTGEPLKVVGEGIHAGSILGVSWNKDSKRFVTASADKTVRVWDVQSGENIATWKIGEEGSSNPQDQQVGVVWTRGPQEIIVSLSLSGDLNYFTVGSSTPQAVIEGHNKSVTALSVTSNSNGTKVTTGSFDGKVVAWDIGTGVGKAPEGEAHSNQVVQFASAGGRVYSVGWDDTLRIIDEATNLFLASPVKLSSQPKGISASSDGTIAVALNSSIAIYDSDGKLLGETPVSYTPTTIAISGSYVAVGADNNTVQVYNLGSGGNLSPTKKLTNSTAAISTLSFHPEGEHLAAGNSSGKIVVYTTGSWEVATDRWSSHTARVLSIAWNKAGTHAVSGGLDTNVFVWSLAKPGSRVKAANAHKDGVYGVAFVEGDKKVVSSGGDAAVKVWNVKNLQ from the exons ATGAGCTTCAAGGCTCCATCCATAGCTCCCAACCTGGAAAGTTGCTGGCACAACCAAAACACACCGCaaatctccctcctcagtAAACTCAACTTCATAGCCACTCAATCTGCGAGTAattctctcctctctctttccatACCTTGCATAATCAGTCGTGATATCACCAAAATGTCTATCGAGCTCGACAAGATCTTCGCCGCCTCCCCGGCGACAACCCGCGGCCAGCCAACCCAGCTCTCGGCCGATCCAAAGGGGGAGCAAATAGCTTTCGCT TCCGGCAAATCAATCTTCCTCcgctccctcaccaacccctcctcctccaagcaatacacctcccacaccaccaccaccaccgtagCCAagttctccccctccggctTCTACGTCGCCTCGGGCGACATCTCGGGCAAGATCCGTGTCTGGGACTCAGTCGAGGCAGTCAACACAAAAGGCGAATACCCCATCATCTCGGGCCGCATCACCGACATCGCCTGGGACGGGGACTCGCAGCGCGTCATCGCCGTCGGTGACGGCCGCGAGAGGTTCGGCCACTGCATCACTGCCGACAGCGGCAACTCGGTCGGCGAGGTGTCCGGGCACAGCAAGGTCATCAACGCGGTGGCGATCCGGCAGCAGCGCCCGCTTCGCGCGGCGACGGTGTCGGACGATGGGAGCATGTGCTTCCTGCATGGCGTGCCGTTCAAGTTCAACAGCAAGGCGACGGGGCTGCACAAGGGGTTTGTTCAGGGGACCGAGTTCAGCCCTGATGGGTCGTGGTTGGTGACGGTGGGGAGTGATAAGAGGATTCAGATTTATGACGGCAAGACTGGGGAGCCGCTTaaggtggttggggaggggattcATGCAGGGAGTATCTTGGGTGTGAGCTGGAATAAGGACTCGAAGAGGTTTGTGACGGCGAGCGCGGATAAGACGGTTAGGGTGTGGGATGTGCAGTCGGGGGAGAATATTGCAACGTGGAAGAttggtgaggaagggagCTCCAACCCTCAAGATCAgcaggttggtgttgtttggacTCGTGGGCCGCAGGAAATTATCGTCAGTTTGAGCTTGAGCGGTGATTTGAACTATTTCACCGTTGGCTCTTCTACCCCACAAGCAGTAATTGAAGGCCACAACAAGAGCGTCACCGCGCTTTCGGTCACCTCAAACAGCAACGGAACCAAGGTCACAACCGGCAGCTTCGACGGCAAGGTGGTCGCCTGGGACATTGGGACTGGCGTCGGGAAGGCCCCAGAAGGCGAGGCGCACTCCAACCAAGTCGTTCAGTTCGCCTCGGCCGGTGGCAGGGTCTACAGCGTCGGCTGGGACGACACCCTCCGCATCATCGACGAGGCTACAAACCtgttcctcgcctccccagTGAAGCTCAGCTCGCAACCCAAGGGCATCTCGGCGTCTTCGGACGGCACGATCGCGGTCGCTCTCAACTCCAGCATCGCCATCTACGACAGCGACGGCAAACTTCTCGGCGAAACACCCGTAAGCtacacccccaccaccatcgccatcagcGGCTCTTATGTCGCCGTCGGCGCAGACAACAACACGGTCCAGGTATACAACCTCGGCAGCGGAGGCAACCTCTCCCCGACCAAGAAACTGACcaactccaccgccgccatctcAACACTGTCATTCCACCCGGAGGGAGAGCACCTCGCGGCGGGTAACTCGTCTGGCAAGATTGTCGTATACACCACCGGCTCGTGGGAGGTGGCCACCGACAGGTGGTCCTCCCACacggcgagggtgttgagcaTTGCGTGGAACAAGGCGGGGACGCACGCGGTGTCGGGGGGGTTGGACACGAATGTTTTTGTCTGGAGTTTGGCGAAGCCGGGGAGCAGAGTCAAGGCTGCGAATGCGCACAAGGATGGGGTGTATGGGGTTGcgtttgtggagggggataaAAAGGTTGTGAGCTCGGGTGGAGATGCTGCTGTTAAGGTGTGGAATGTGAAGAATTTGCAGTAa
- the ALG13 gene encoding N-acetylglucosaminyldiphosphodolichol N-acetylglucosaminyltransferase catalytic subunit alg13 (COG:S; BUSCO:EOG092658CI; EggNog:ENOG503P3K1), with the protein MTTSTSRAATPPSLAYSVAGTLNKTGDSHHGGSQQKPDPERVRNLSRSFDIDMMPDNDNGTLPAAITNTDATCPDSDRSQDNVHCLDLTSSSTSTSTPSSAPQMASTEESPVLSGRNCFVTIGSIASFLPLLEQVITGPFLTRLQVAGFRKLTVQCGPNLAWFETQLEALRSGELLADLQVECFSYAPVLKPYMLECRGEQGKSLAGCVIAHAGAGTILEVRRYGAPLIVVPNPTLMDNHQLELAVEVQRQGWAVHGKIDNLPHAIDKVLQLIQKGRLDHLPPYRPAPFPVPEAERFKLFDWVVLTCYPEEFERKKHLLQLESLDKRQETREKAGTGAGSPTLDAAVEPADAARMQLD; encoded by the exons ATGACCACTTCAACTTCCAGGGCCGCTACACCACCGAGTCTTGCCTACTCGGTAGCTGGGACCCTCAACAAGACAGGGGACTCTCACCACGGCGGTTCCCAGCAAAAGCCCGACCCTGAACGTGTGAGGAACCTCTCAAGGTCGTTCGATATCGATATGATGCCCGATAACGATAACGGGACATTGCCGGCTGCCATCACTAACACGGACGCCACCTGTCCCGATTCGGACAGGAGCCAAGACAATGTGCACTGTTTGGACCTCACATCTagttcaacatcaacatcaacacccagtTCTGCCCCTCAAATGGCCTCGACTGAGGAATCCCCAGTCCTCTCTGGACGTAACTGTTTTGTCACCATCGGCTCGATCGCTTCTTTCCTGCCTCTTCTCGAGCAGGTCATCACTGGCCCTTTCCTCACTCGCCTACAGGTCGCCGGGTTCAGGAAGTTGACGGTCCAATGTGGTCCTAACCTTGCTTGGTTTGAGACTCAGCTCGAGGCCTTGCGCTCAGGGGAGTTGCTGGCAGACTTGCAGGTGGAGTGCTTCTCCTATGCTCCTGTTCTAAAGCCTTATATGCTGGAATGCCGTGGCGAGCAAGGCAAGAGCTTGGCAGGGTGCGTCATTGCGCACGCAG GTGCGGGAACCATTCTCGAAGTCAGAAGATATGGGGCTCCCTTGATTGTGGTGCCCAATCCAACATTGATGGATAATCACCAACTGGAGCTTGCTGTGGAGGTACAAAGGCAGGGCTGGGCGGTCCATGGGAAGATTGA CAACCTTCCCCATGCCATTGACAAAGTCCTACAGCTCATCCAAAAAGGCAGGCTGGACCACCTTCCCCCATACAGGCCTGCGCCGTTCCCTGTCCCGGAGGCAGAACGCTTCAAGCTCTTCGATTGGGTGGTACTGACGTGTTATCCAGAGGAGTTTGAGCGCAAGAAACACTTGTTGCAACTGGAGTCGCTTGACAAGAGACAGGAAACCCGGGAGAAAGCTGGAACTGGGGCTGGCAGCCCAACTCTTGACGCCGCTGTCGAGCCAGCTGACGCCGCACGGATGCAACTGGACTAG
- the RSM24 gene encoding 37S ribosomal protein S24, mitochondrial (BUSCO:EOG09264KIV; EggNog:ENOG503P1QX; COG:J), protein MASAANSLRLCLRASRQLSARPAASPLLRRALTTTAPQCARPGRKKGWKDPSDNFEFPEPYEGKVFQDLGEQLRYSLENDELAEADRAAVQQALTSWENKPNEEKMEEQQIVKEIDKEFAPLRAPVRARRNSFWHEEEQDTDLITDEVGEDDFEENDMMAMGHAKLEEHREYREYARIAVWEMPLLSKFAKKFVPPKNNEVLRFRYTTYMGEFHPADRKVVVEFDPRDLFELTEVQRDKLRKLAGARYNPERGIIKMSCEKFELPAQNKRWLGDTIAKLITAAKDPTDTFEDIPLDTRHHKFKSIPKYPKEWYMSNQRRQQLLAQRRESLKLDHNKRQNSQLIDGVKVIQQGALSTLSASKEKEPVAVRVKPL, encoded by the exons ATGGCTTCCGCCGCCAATTCTCTCCGGCTATGCCTTCGGGCTAGCAGACAATTATCAGCACGACCTGCAGCGTCCCCCCTCCTGCGCCGGGCCTTGACCACAACCGCCCCGCAATGCGCTCGCCCAGGTCGCAAAAAGGGCTGGAAAGACCCCAGCGACAATTTCGAGTTTCCTGAGCCATATGAGGGCAAGGTCTTCCAAGATTTGGGCGAACAGTTGAGGTACTCTCTGGAAAACGACGAGTTGGCCGAGGCCGACCGGGCTGCCGTTCAGCAGGCCCTGACGAGCTGGGAGAACAAGCCAAacgaggagaagatggaggagcagcagatTGTCAAAGAAATTGACAAGGAGTTTGCCCCTCTGAGAGCACCTGTACGTGCTAGGAGAAACTCTTTCTGGCACGAGGAAGAGCAGGACACCGACTTGATCACCgacgaggttggggaggacgaCTTTGAGGAGAATGACATGATGGCTATGGGTCACgccaagctggaggagcacCGCGAGTACAGAGAATACGCACGTATTGCCGTGTGGGAGATGCCATTGCTTTCGA AATTCGCAAAGAAGTTCGTGCCGCCCAAGAATAATGAGGTTCTTCGTTTCCGGTACACCACATATATGGGTGAATTCCACCCTGCTGACCGCAAGGTCGTGGTCGAGTTTGACCCCCGGGATTTGTTCGAGCTCACCGAGGTACAGCGAGACAAGCTTCGCAAACTGGCGGGTGCCAGATACAACCCAGAAAGGGGAATCATCAAAATGAGTTGCGAGAAATTCGAACTCCCAGCCCAGAACAAGAGATGGCTTGGTGACACGATTGCCAAGTTGATCACTGCGGCCAAG GACCCCACGGATACGTTTGAGGACATCCCCTTGGACACCCGGCACCACAAGTTCAAGAGCATCCCGAAGTACCCCAAGGAGTGGTACATGTCAAACCAACGAAGGCAGCAGCTCTTGGCTCAGAGGCGAGAGTCTTTGAAGCTGGATCATAACAAGAGACAGAACAGTCAACTGATTGATGGTGTAAAGGTGATCCAACAGGGCGCGCTTTCTACGCTCTCTGCGtcgaaggagaaggagcccGTGGCAGTGCGGGTCAAGCCTCTATAG
- the HFD1 gene encoding Hexadecenal dehydrogenase (EggNog:ENOG503NV38; COG:C), translating to MATKAPEFQATALEAIPKIASLARGQFRTHKTKNVEWRKTQLRKLYWALEDFKPQLVEALKSDLGKSSFEALLTEVDWVKKDCMWMLDHLDSFVKDQKLGSPDVPATYSIMNFRVKKEPLGTVLIIGPYNYPIQLLLCPLVGAIAAGCTAVLKPSELTPACAMWTKELVEKRLDSGSFSVVNGAIPETNALMAEKWDKIFFTGSAQVGSIIAQKAAQTLTPVVLELGGKNPAFITKNCGNLALAARRLLWGKTQNAGQVCMSQNYVLIDKDLVPTFIEFLKVAYKDMFPNGAKASPDLSRIVNKRHFHRIKKMLDDTQGKIVMGGELDESELYIEPTAVLVNSVNDSMMQEESFGPIFSIYPVNTLDEALNIANLIHKTPLSLFTFGNKAENNRILNEMTSGGATINDGFFHGAVNTVPFGGVGDSGWGAYRGKASFDSFTHFRTIAETPGWAEKLIRVRYMPYDFKALAFLNRLTEKSPNFDRSGKVVKGFGYWIKFLFGLGGKSAKGAFLRWLVVLVAHYMYTNRS from the exons ATGGCTACCAAAGCTCCCGAGTTCCAGGCCACAGCCCTGGAGGCCATTCCCAAGATCGCTAGCCTCGCTCGCGGTCAGTTCCGCACTCACAAGACCAAGAACGTCGAATGGCGCAAGACGCAGCTTCGCAAACTCTACTGGGCCCTCGAGGACTTCAAGCCCCAGCTCGTTGAGGCGCTCAAGAGCGATCTTGGAAAGTCTAGCTTTGAAGCCCTCCTCACAGAGGTTGactgggtgaagaaggacTGCATGTGGATGCTCGACCATCTCGACAGCTTTGTCAAGGACCAGAAGCTGGGCTCTCCCGATGTCCCCGCCACTTATTCCATCATGAACTTCCGCGTCAAGAAGGAGCCGCTCGGAaccgtcctcatcatcggccCCTACAACTACcccatccagctccttctgTGCCCTCTTGTTGGCGCCATTGCCGCCGGCTGTACCGCCGTCCTCAAGCCCTCCGAGCTCACCCCCGCGTGCGCCATGTGGACCAAGGAGTTGGTCGAGAAGCGCCTCGACTCTGGATCCTTCTCGGTCGTCAACGGTGCCATCCCCGAGACCAACGCGCTCATGGCCGAGAAGTGGGACAAGATTTTCTTCACCGGCAGCGCCCAGGTCGGCTCCATCATTGCCCAAAAGGCTGCCCAGACACTCACCCCTGTTgtcctcgagctcggcggcaAGAACCccgccttcatcaccaagaacTGCGGCAACTTGGCCCTGGCGGCCAGGAGACTCCTCTGGGGCAAGACCCAGAACGCCGGTCAGGTCTGCATGTCCCAGAACTATGTTCTCATCGACAAGGACCTCGTGCCTACTTTTATCGAGTTCCTCAAGGTCGCCTACAAGGACATGTTCCCCAACGGTGCCAAGGCCAGCCCCGATCTTTCGCGCATTGTGAACAAGAGGCACTTCCACCGCATCAAGAAGATGTTGGATGACACCCAGGGCAAGATCGTCatgggtggtgagctggatGAGAGTGAGCTGTACATTGAGCCCACGGCTGTGCTGGTCAACTCTGTCAACGACTCGATGATGCAGGAGGAGTCTTTTGGTCCTATTTTCTCCATTTACCCGGTCAACACTTTGGATGAGGCGCTCAACATTGCCAACTTGATCCACAAGACGCCTTTGTCGCTGTTTACTTTTGGTAACAAGGCTGAGAACAACAGAA TTCTCAACGAGATGACCTCGGGCGGTGCGACCATCAACGACGGCTTCTTCCACGGCGCGGTCAACACGGTCCCCTTTGGCGGCGTTGGCGATTCTGGTTGGGGTGCCTACCGCGGCAAGGCCTCCTTCGACTCCTTCACCCACTTCCGCACCATCGCCGAGACGCCCGGCtgggccgagaagctcatccGCGTGCGGTACATGCCCTACGACTTCAAggccctcgccttcctcaaccgccTCACCGAGAAGTCACCCAACTTTGACCGCAGCGGCAAGGTCGTCAAGGGGTTCGGCTATTGGATCAAGTTTCTGTTTGGTCTGGGCGGCAAGAGCGCCAAAGGTGCGTTCTTGAGGTGGCTTGTTGTCTTGGTGGCTCACTACATGTACACGAACCGATCCTAA
- the rrp4 gene encoding Exosome complex component rrp4 (BUSCO:EOG09263IQ5; EggNog:ENOG503NWAX; COG:J): MPITILPPKPSHPPPSPHDISDSDSDLSSDDGGGGAHLDFASLGLPSHQKSTHPSNNLLFTNLVTPGTLITPDPQWMRGHGTYIPPSTTNITSSLAGITTRTNKLISVSPLRARYTPEVGDLVVGRILEVQAKRWRVDINSIQLASLPLSAINLPGGILRKRTETDELQIRTFFAEGDLVVAEVQQLFQDGGAVLHTRSLKYGKLRNGLFVALSGQGGGSGVVRSRRQVWTMEGQNGGGKMDVILGVNGYVWISKHVEQVAKELEQKHMGITNMEENVSAGVYSSQNDFIDSATMREIARLRNVVTALVENGCRVDEDMVIRGYAEACEMAMLGETGAEDIYLGGQRGEELTRALRN; the protein is encoded by the coding sequence ATGCCCATCacaatcctcccccccaaaccctcccacccacccccttccccccacgACATCTCCGATTCCGATTCCGACCTCTCCAGCGAcgacggcggaggaggcgcccACCTCGACTTCGCCTCCCTCGGCCTGCCCTCCCACCAAAaatccacccacccctccaacaacctcctcttcaccaacctcgtcaccCCCGGTaccctcatcaccccagACCCCCAATGGATGCGCGGCCACGGCACCTACATCCCCCCCAGCACCACaaacatcacctcctccctcgccggcatcaccacccgcACCAACAAGCTCATCTCCGTCTCCCCCCTCCGCGCCCGCTACACCCCCGAGGTAGGCGACCTAGTAGTAGGCCGCATCCTCGAAGTCCAAGCCAAGCGCTGGCGCGTAGACATCAACTCGATCCagctcgcctccctccccctctcagccatcaacctccccggcGGCATCCTCCGCAAGCGCACAGAAACCGACGAGCTCCAAATCCGCACCTTCTTCGCCGAGGGCgacctcgtcgtcgccgaAGTGCAGCAGCTCTTCCAGGACGGAGGCGCAGTCCTCCACACGCGCTCGCTCAAATACGGAAAACTCCGCAACGGCCTGTTTGTTGCTCTTTCTGGGCAGGGCGGCGGGTCCGGGGTAGTACGGTCGAGGAGACAGGTCTGGACGATGGAGGGGCAGAACggaggggggaagatggATGTTATACTGGGGGTGAATGGTTACGTCTGGATCAGCAAGCATGTTGAGCAGGTggccaaggagctggagcagaAGCATATGGGGATTACGAATATGGAGGAGAATGTCAGCGCGGGGGTGTACAGCAGTCAGAATGACTTTATTGACAGCGCTACCATGAGGGAGATTGCCAGACTGAGGAACGTCGTGACGGCGTTGGTGGAGAATGGGTGCagggtggatgaggatatgGTGATACGGGGGTATGCCGAGGCTTGTGAGATGGCCATGTTGGGAGAGACGGGGGCGGAGGATATCTATTTGGGCGggcagaggggggaggagttgacaAGAGCGTTGAGGAACTGA
- the MCT1 gene encoding [acyl-carrier-protein] S-malonyltransferase (COG:I; EggNog:ENOG503P0FC), with product MTLLLRGPCRLLAPHRHATCRPRAGAVCTLPPSSWFIALPQCRNASSSSTDNNAQQQPPSPSPAPRRTRPKTALFFPGQGVQKVGMLTPWLEAFPTTAVPIVEEIDHIVGYRLSEVIANGPSKDLNLTPNAQPAIMATSILILRILEKEFGFKVDERVDFTLGHSLGEFAALVSSGYIEFEDSLHMVQKRAEAMADATRKAQEEYGGEYGMVAIVSEPPHMQQLIAAIEEFVGYGSEGGKSESAENRSPIEQVLIANVNSKNQIVLSGNIERIKTLVAHVRQFLGHDPRAVRLKSDSPFHSPIMKPAVGVMHRILNGRSRRVRGREGEDIVSWPGLVPCVSNVTARVFGSREEVKDLLARQCLETVQWWGSIKYLDQEEKVRRWVGIGPGKVGRNLVGKEVGMRGKDAVKGGGVWAITDPSEIEEVLRGLEETENLVEEEAE from the coding sequence ATGACTCTGCTGCTACGAGGGCCCTGTCGCCTGCTCGCCCCCCACAGACATGCGACATGCCGTCCCCGCGCAGGGGCAGTCTGCACATTACCACCATCGTCATGGTTCATAGCTCTACCACAATGCCGAAAtgcctcgtcttcttccaccgACAACAAtgcgcaacagcagcccccctccccctctcctgccCCGCGACGAACTCGCCCGAAAACagccctcttcttccccggtCAGGGCGTCCAAAAGGTCGGCATGCTCACCCCTTGGCTCGAAgccttccccaccaccgccgtgcCGATAGTTGAGGAAATAGACCACATTGTCGGGTATAGACTCTCGGAGGTGATCGCCAATGGCCCGTCCAaagacctcaacctcacccccaacgccCAGCCCGCCATCATGGCGACCTCGATCCTGATACTGCGTATCCTAGAAAAGGAATTCGGGTTCAAGGTGGATGAACGAGTGGATTTCACACTGGGACATTCCCTGGGGGAGTTTGCGGCACTGGTGTCGTCTGGCTACATTGAATTCGAAGACTCGCTGCACATGGTGCAGAAACGGGCCGAGGCCATGGCGGATGCGACGAGGAAGGCACAGGAGGAGTACGGAGGGGAGTATGGCATGGTGGCTATTGTTTCCGAGCCGCCGCACATGCAGCAGTTGATAGCTGCGATCGAGGAGTTTGTCGGGTATGGGAGCGAGGGAGGGAAGAGCGAGAGTGCGGAGAACAGGTCGCCGATCGAGCAGGTGCTTATTGCGAATGTTAATTCCAAGAACCAGATTGTGCTGTCGGGGAATATTGAACGGATCAAGACGCTGGTGGCGCATGTGAGGCAGTTTTTGGGGCACGATCCTAGGGCTGTGAGGCTGAAGAGTGATAGTCCTTTTCATAGCCCGATTATGAAGCCTGCTGTGGGGGTTATGCATAGGATTTTGAACGGGAGGAGTCGtcgggtgagggggagggagggggaggatattgTTAGCTGGCCGGGGCTGGTGCCGTGTGTGAGTAATGTGACGGCGAGGGTGTTTGGGAGTAGGGAAGAAGTAAAGGATTTGCTGGCGAGGCAGTGTTTGGAGACTGTTCAGTGGTGGGGGAGCATCAAGTATTTGGatcaggaggagaaggtgaggaggtgggtggggaTTGGGCCGGGGAAGGTTGGGAGGAACTTGGTGGGCAAGGAGGTGGGGATGAGAGGGAAGGATGCGGtcaaggggggtggtgtgtggGCTATTACTGATCCGAgcgagattgaggaggtgttgagggggttggaggagacggagaatttggtggaggaggaggccgagtgA
- a CDS encoding hypothetical protein (EggNog:ENOG503P2AJ; COG:S), which produces MDMDMEVVWFDMFNSEQRAAVWRLGYFGGGGGGLMCPPRIRTVIDYPFIFTLYSRQRSNCLWHRLDAMSMITGCRPSIEVLFLNHTTTLKVNPQHKMSTTLPSIACLGVIGRNNNPLHISIFNSYDPSTDSFRPVRTPLQFSLLLSSTLDIFELRSRAHAAQGTGLTGDFGLLHAVDEKLAAYGFETNTGVKFVVVVDMRGRRASTAAAGVGEDGKKSSAVGTTGVGLREGEMRVVFKAMQAAYIRLMQNPFYDPDEHSPLTGPGKKITSRRFGEEMRKIGEGWVPGVTSL; this is translated from the exons ATGGATATGGACATGGAAGTGGTTTGGTTTGACATGTTCAACAGCGAGCAGCGGGCGGCGGTTTGGCGTTTGGGttattttggggggggagggggggggttgatgtgccCACCTAGGATACGGACTGTAATTGATTACCCATTTATTTTTACTCTTTACTCACGTCAAAGGAGTAATTGTCTGTGGCATAGGTTGGATGCTATGTCTATGATAACTGGATGT CGCCCGTCCATCGAGGTTCTCTTTTTAAACCATACCACCACCCTAAAGGTAAATCCTCAGCACAAGATGTcgaccaccctcccctcaatTGCCTGCTTGGGCGTAATAGGTCGGAAC aacaaccccctccacatctccatcttcaactcCTACGACCCCTCCACCGACTCGTTCCGTCCAGTCCGCACGCCCCTCCAATTCTCCCTActgctctcctccaccctcgacaTCTTTGAGCTCCGATCCCGCGCCCACGCCGCCCAGGGGACCGGCCTAACAGGTGACTTTGGCCTGCTGCATGCGGTAGACGAGAAACTGGCGGCCTATGGCTTCGAGACCAACACGGGGGTGAAGTTTGTGGTCGTGGTGGAcatgagagggaggagagcgtcgactgctgctgctggcgtgggagaggatgggaagaagagcaGCGCGGTGGGGACGACGGGGGTGGGGCTGAGAGAAggggagatgagggttgTGTTCAAGGCGATGCAGGCGGCGTATATCCGGTTGATGCAGAATCCTTTTTACGATCCGGATGAGCATAGCCCGCTGACGGGGCCGGGGAAGAAGATTACGAGTaggaggtttggggaggagatgaggaagattggggaggggtgggtgccGGGGGTGACGAGTTTGTGA
- a CDS encoding hypothetical protein (EggNog:ENOG503P07A; CAZy:GT90; COG:S) yields MLEKRFSIPMSKPISLPIYTSSSLTKEIDDAVAEGPFTMKRYSNNQGPLQGRIQDGQIYIIHAQRRKDLSQEIPAPPPSTNSTAPSSPPPPPSQTPSSPSTSKTPPSAQPGPTPAPPPPPIFPQTPSPTNTQQQRLFLIPHFSFWSWPLPFIRSLPHAASLITSLESTLPFPSKIPKAVWRGTTWFNSVLSPHLRQNLLQTTRPHPEIFDVQKLEWTGKNRNATNALPIQDFCRYKYVIHTEGIAYSGRFQFLQMCQSVVLTPPILWMQHTTHLVRPVYSGELTGKRWETTERVKGAWGTGVDAREANIVFVKPDWSDLEETVRWLEENPEVAEGIATRQRELFVGGGYFSKAAEACYWRALVTGWAKVVRPEGGEEAWEEGMPFEEFSLTNSFE; encoded by the exons ATGCTCGAAAAGCGCTTCAGTATCCCGATGTCCAAACCAATATCTCTCCCAATATACACATCCTCGA GCCTCACCAAAGAAATCGACGATGCCGTCGCCGAGGGTCCGTTCACCATGAAGAGATACTCCAACAACCAAGGCCCATTACAAGGAAGGATCCAAGACGGGCAAATCTACATCATCCACGCCCAGCGACGAAAAGATCTGTCACAAGAAAT TCCcgcaccgcctccctccaccaactcaaccgcgccctcctcacctccccctcccccctcccaaacaccctcttcaccctcaacttCCAAGACACCCCCTTCGGCACAGCCTGGTCCTACTCCcgccccgcctcctccccccatcttcccccaaaccccctccccaaccaacacccaacaacaacgcctCTTCCTAATCCCCCACTTCTCCTTCTGGTCCTGgcccctccccttcatccgctccctcccccatgccgcctccctcatcacctccctcgaatcaaccctccccttcccctccaaaatccccaAAGCCGTCTGGCGCGGAACAACCTGGTTCAACTCGgtcctctccccccacctccgccaaaacctcctccaaaccacCCGCCCCCACCCCGAAATCTTCGACGTCCAAAAGCTAGAGTGGACAGGCAAAAACCGCAACGCAACCAACGCCTTACCCATCCAGGACTTTTGCCGCTACAAATACGTCATCCACACCGAGGGAATCGCCTACTCGGGCCGGTTTCAATTTCTGCAAATGTGCCAGAGCGTCGTTTTGACGCCCCCCATTCTCTGGATGCAGCACACCACCCATCTTGTGAGACCCGTCTACAGTGGGGAGTTGACCGGCAAGAGGTGGGAGACGACTGAACGAGTCAAGGGCGCTTGGGGGACGGGTGTGGACGCGAGGGAGGCGAATATTGTTTTTGTCAAGCCTGACTGGTCCGATttggaggagacggtgaggTGGTTAGAAGAAAACCCAGAGGTTGCCGAGGGGATCGCCACCAGGCAGAGGGAGCTGTTTGTCGGAGGGGGGTATTTCTCCAAAGCGGCCGAGGCGTGTTACTGGAGGGCGTTGGTGACGGGGTGGGCAAAAGTTGTGAGGcctgagggaggggaggaggcctgggaggagggaatgCCGTTTGAGGAATTTAGTCTGACGAATTCGTTCGAGTGA